The proteins below come from a single Clostridia bacterium genomic window:
- a CDS encoding plasmid pRiA4b ORF-3 family protein, which produces MVRQETGPELAVYQFKVTLKGIRPPIWRRFQVTNNITLYKLHLVLQRVMGWDNYHLYQFFIQGISYGDPDPDYGLTDVNARKVRLWQVLTEPKMKFVYQYDFGDDWRHEVVLEKTLPPVEGTQYQLDGLADISHPELGW; this is translated from the coding sequence ATGGTGAGGCAAGAAACTGGCCCGGAGTTGGCAGTGTACCAGTTTAAGGTTACTCTGAAAGGTATCCGCCCGCCCATCTGGCGCAGGTTCCAGGTGACCAATAACATCACTCTCTATAAGCTGCACCTAGTGCTGCAGAGAGTAATGGGCTGGGACAATTACCATCTTTATCAGTTCTTTATCCAAGGAATCTCCTACGGCGACCCCGATCCTGATTACGGCTTGACTGATGTGAACGCCAGGAAGGTTAGGCTCTGGCAAGTGTTGACTGAGCCTAAGATGAAATTCGTCTACCAGTACGATTTCGGCGATGACTGGCGACACGAGGTGGTGCTCGAGAAAACACTGCCCCCGGTTGAGGGCACTCAATACCAGCTGGACGGGCTGGCGGACATCTCCCACCCAGAGCTTGGTTGGA